The segment ACTCGTGAAGAATTGCAGTCTGGTAAAACCCTGTATCGATCGGTCGAGTCCGGCTTCTTCCGCGCCTTTTCCAGCATTCTCGATAGTAATGTGACCACTGCGATCGCTTGTCTTGCTCTGATTTTTCTCGGTTCTGGGCTAGTTCGTGGATTCGGAGTTACACTTCTGCTCGGTGTCGCCATTAGTATGTTTACGGCTGTGACTTGTAGCCGCACCCTCCTGCTGTATGCCTTGACCTTTGCCGGATTACGCAAGCCTGAATGGTACAGCCCCAACGTTCCCAAAGCTAATCAATCGATCTCGGAGACCGCTTCATGAAACTGAATGTCATTCGCCAGCGAGGACTGTGGTGGGCGATTTCTGCAATCTGTATCCTTGCAAGCATCATTGCCATGCTGATGCTCCAAACTCAAATCGGCACACCTTTACGTCCGGGACTCGACTTTAAAGGTGGAACGCGTCTGCAACTAGAACTCGATTGCAGTCAGCCTGGAAATTGTGATAAGCCCATCAGCCTCGACGCAATTCGTGAAGTGTTGAAGACTGAGAATTTAGGCGACTCGAGCCTTCAACTTGTCGGTCAGGATCAGCGAGCAGTGTTGATTCGGACGAATACATTAAGCGTGGATCAGCGCACTAAACTGCAAGCAGAACTGCAATCGAAAATTGGCAAATTTGATGCGGCGAAAACGCAGATTGATACTGTCGGTCCGACGATCGGGAAACAGCTCTTTCAATCTGCACTCTTGGCGCTGATTGTTTCCTTTGCAGGCATCACGTTCTACATGACAATTCGCTTTGAGTTGGACTATGCGATTTTTGCAATTCTCGCGCTTTTCCACGATGTGCTGATCACCGTTGGTTCCTTCGCAATTCTGGGGTTAACGCCTTTGAGAACCGAAGTCGATAGCTTGTTCGTTGTGGCGCTACTGACGATCGTGGGTTTCTCGGTCAACGATACGGTTGTCATCTACGATCGTATTCGCGAGACGATTCAACTTAACCCAGGTCAGCATATCAATGAGATTGTCGATGATGCAGTCAATCAGACCTTAACGCGATCGATCAACACAACTTTGACGGTGTTATTGACGTTATTTGCGCTGTTTTTCTTCGGAGGCGAAACGC is part of the Leptolyngbya boryana PCC 6306 genome and harbors:
- the secF gene encoding protein translocase subunit SecF; its protein translation is MKLNVIRQRGLWWAISAICILASIIAMLMLQTQIGTPLRPGLDFKGGTRLQLELDCSQPGNCDKPISLDAIREVLKTENLGDSSLQLVGQDQRAVLIRTNTLSVDQRTKLQAELQSKIGKFDAAKTQIDTVGPTIGKQLFQSALLALIVSFAGITFYMTIRFELDYAIFAILALFHDVLITVGSFAILGLTPLRTEVDSLFVVALLTIVGFSVNDTVVIYDRIRETIQLNPGQHINEIVDDAVNQTLTRSINTTLTVLLTLFALFFFGGETLKNFALALIIGFAMGAYSSIFIASTLLALWREKRGRAFAPVKTAAVEAE